One genomic region from Blastocatellia bacterium encodes:
- the eno gene encoding phosphopyruvate hydratase (catalyzes the formation of phosphoenolpyruvate from 2-phospho-D-glycerate in glycolysis) — protein sequence ASEFYEDGVYVFRKSDHSRRTSEQMIAYYEGLVRRYPIISLEDGLAESDWDGWRQLTEALGERIQLVGDDLFVTNVRFLQKGIEQKVANSILIKVNQIGTLTETLRTMELARQHRYSCIISHRSGETEDTFIADLAVATGAGQIKTGSLSRTDRIAKYNQLLRIEEDLGRAARYPGAAAFPPLVRG from the coding sequence GCAAGCGAATTCTACGAGGACGGCGTCTACGTCTTCCGAAAGTCAGATCACTCCCGACGGACCTCCGAACAAATGATCGCTTATTATGAGGGGCTCGTTCGCCGGTACCCGATCATCTCCCTCGAAGACGGGCTGGCCGAATCCGATTGGGACGGGTGGCGTCAGCTCACCGAGGCCCTCGGCGAACGCATTCAACTGGTCGGAGACGACCTCTTCGTCACCAACGTTCGGTTTCTCCAAAAAGGGATCGAGCAGAAGGTGGCCAATTCCATCCTCATCAAGGTGAACCAAATCGGCACCCTCACCGAGACGTTGCGCACGATGGAACTGGCGCGACAGCATCGCTACAGTTGCATCATCTCTCACCGATCGGGAGAAACGGAGGACACCTTCATTGCCGATCTCGCCGTCGCCACCGGCGCCGGTCAGATCAAAACCGGTTCGCTCAGTCGGACCGATCGGATCGCCAAATATAATCAACTGCTGCGCATCGAAGAAGACCTGGGCCGGGCCGCCCGCTATCCGGGTGCGGCGGCCTTCCCACCTCTTGTTCGGGGCTGA
- a CDS encoding methyltransferase domain-containing protein, with protein sequence MRVLDIGCGAHKVPGAIGMDANPRTAADVLHDLDEIPYPFLADSFDEVIGRHVLEHVDNVIGVMTELHRITRAGGVIKILAPHYTNPDWATDPTHRTHLNSFSFRCFTDEEPPFPFYTTARFILRRRHVTVLNLWKYLGWEWIINLDERWPRLRFTRRFWEHYLSFIIRGKEIYVELEVVK encoded by the coding sequence ATGCGCGTTCTTGACATCGGCTGCGGTGCGCACAAGGTCCCTGGAGCCATCGGCATGGATGCCAACCCCCGCACGGCGGCCGATGTGCTGCATGATCTGGACGAAATTCCCTATCCCTTCCTCGCCGACTCCTTCGACGAAGTCATCGGACGACACGTCCTCGAACACGTGGACAATGTCATCGGCGTGATGACCGAGCTGCATCGCATCACGCGCGCCGGCGGCGTGATCAAAATTCTGGCCCCTCACTACACCAATCCCGACTGGGCGACTGATCCAACCCATCGCACTCACCTCAACAGCTTTTCCTTTCGCTGCTTCACCGACGAGGAGCCGCCCTTTCCCTTTTACACGACGGCCCGCTTCATCTTACGGCGGCGTCACGTCACCGTCCTCAACCTCTGGAAATACCTGGGCTGGGAGTGGATCATCAACCTCGACGAGCGATGGCCGCGCTTGCGCTTCACGCGCCGCTTCTGGGAACACTACCTGAGCTTCATCATCCGGGGAAAGGAAATCTACGTCGAGCTTGAGGTCGTCAAGTGA